In Crassostrea angulata isolate pt1a10 chromosome 6, ASM2561291v2, whole genome shotgun sequence, a genomic segment contains:
- the LOC128187419 gene encoding uncharacterized protein LOC128187419 has protein sequence MPKRKVREAPPAPRAKPRDRKRVATDSSGSDGPQHSVNLVDLSGPQNSANLVDFSTSPNLNRETMSTQKQPPALNREQLDEVTQAVIAAMSSRTETSHHQNEMNQDASAEYPGQTAFQHPGALSYLERSQPRPPMLDLLYLRVPEPPKQSTNIDFSSIAHSPREAMQAVNKELILGRVAVPFVFSPLPNLRLSPVGMVPKKKMAHFDSFTTYHTHLDLVLI, from the exons ATGCCAAAGAGGAAGGTTCGAGAGGCCCCGCCTGCACCACGTGCAAAGCCGCGCGACCGGAAGCGAGTCGCAACAGACAGCTCTGGCTCTGATGGTCCCCAGCATAGTGTGAATCTGGTCGATCTATCTGGTCCCCAGAATAGTGCGAATCTGGTTGATTTCTCCACCTCGCCTAACCTAAATAGGGAAACCATGTCAACCCAAAAGCAACCACCAGCGCTGAACAGGGAGCAGTTGGACGAGGTGACACAGGCAGTGATTGCCGCCATGTCTAGTAGGACAGAGACCTCTCATCATCAGAATGAGATGAACCAGGATGCATCTGCAGAGTATCCAG GCCAAACAGCGTTTCAACATCCTGGCGCCCTCAGTTACCTAGAACGCAGTCAACCACGTCCACCTATGCTAGACCTGCTCTACCTCAGGGTCCCAGAGCCCCCCAAGCAATCCACCAATATAGACTTCAGCAGCATTGCTCACTCTCCG CGGGAAGCTATGCAGGCCGTCAACAAGGAACTAATTTTGGGGAGGGTTGCGGTACCCTTTGTGTTTTCACCACTTCCTAATCTAAGGTTGTCACCGGTGGGCATGGTACCTAAAAAAAAGATGGCTCATTTCGACTCATTCACCACCTATCATACCCATCTGGATCTAGTGTTAATCTAG